One window of Inquilinus sp. Marseille-Q2685 genomic DNA carries:
- a CDS encoding mandelate racemase/muconate lactonizing enzyme family protein: MKIDRLRTYMTRDKDRPRLLVAIDTDDGLTGWGECYNHGPDRALAPLLEYLFTFLQGQDPRRIEYIVQYLMQQTRFPPGALTLAAISAIDHCLWDISAKALGVPVYMLLGGNARDRVRVYAGVYTAPDAPAAREEFDRLNEAWGLTAFKLSPYRINIYENRWGEVVRTSADYFRSLRETVRSDYEIAFDAHARIFEPHQAVQLGNALAPYDPLFFEEPIRPENVEVWGDIKRQMACTLATGESLYSRFEFLRLLSHRGADIIQPDICVVGGLLEMRKIAAIAEAHYVTVAPHNPMGPLATAVNLHFSAAQPNFRILEYRLPHGPNYTFEAGGGGAKADPSAGAWYVKDPYLPREGYLELRPDRPGWGVEIDEEVLKTDGYVHWERRVGLRPDGSSAFP, translated from the coding sequence GTGAAGATCGACCGTCTGCGGACCTATATGACGCGCGACAAGGACCGCCCGCGTCTGCTCGTCGCCATTGACACCGATGACGGCCTGACCGGCTGGGGCGAGTGCTACAACCACGGGCCCGACCGGGCGCTGGCGCCGCTGCTGGAGTACCTGTTCACCTTCCTGCAGGGGCAGGACCCGCGTCGCATCGAATACATCGTCCAGTACCTGATGCAGCAGACCCGCTTCCCGCCGGGCGCGCTGACGCTGGCGGCGATCTCGGCGATCGACCACTGCCTGTGGGACATCTCGGCCAAGGCGCTCGGCGTCCCGGTCTACATGCTGCTCGGCGGCAACGCCCGCGACCGGGTGCGCGTTTATGCCGGCGTCTACACCGCCCCCGATGCGCCTGCGGCGCGGGAGGAGTTCGACCGGCTGAACGAGGCCTGGGGCCTGACCGCCTTCAAGCTCAGCCCCTATCGCATCAACATCTACGAGAACCGCTGGGGCGAGGTGGTGCGGACCAGCGCCGACTACTTCCGGTCGCTGCGGGAAACGGTGCGCAGCGACTACGAGATCGCCTTCGACGCCCATGCCCGCATCTTCGAGCCGCACCAGGCGGTGCAGCTCGGCAACGCGCTGGCGCCCTACGACCCGCTGTTCTTCGAGGAGCCGATCCGGCCGGAGAATGTCGAGGTCTGGGGCGACATCAAGCGGCAGATGGCCTGCACGCTGGCGACCGGCGAGTCGCTGTACAGCCGCTTCGAGTTCCTGCGCCTCCTGTCCCATCGCGGGGCCGACATCATCCAGCCCGACATCTGCGTCGTCGGCGGCCTGCTGGAGATGCGCAAGATCGCGGCGATCGCCGAGGCGCATTACGTCACGGTCGCGCCGCACAATCCGATGGGACCGCTGGCCACGGCGGTGAACCTGCATTTCTCCGCTGCCCAGCCGAACTTCCGCATCCTGGAGTACCGGCTGCCGCACGGCCCCAACTACACCTTCGAGGCGGGTGGCGGCGGGGCGAAGGCCGATCCCTCGGCCGGCGCCTGGTATGTGAAGGACCCGTATCTCCCGCGCGAAGGCTATCTTGAGCTGCGTCCCGACCGGCCGGGCTGGGGCGTCGAGATCGACGAGGAGGTGCTGAAGACCGACGGCTACGTCCATTGGGAGCGGCGCGTCGGCCTCCGCCCCGACGGATCGAGCGCGTTTCCGTAA
- a CDS encoding ABC transporter ATP-binding protein has protein sequence MSPGETMVRVADLDVRFQSRRGTAHAVKGVSFAVEPGGALGIVGESGCGKSTVLRSLAGLEQRWTGRIQLAGQPVGPKRGRDELARVQMVFQDPYGSLHPRHSIGRALAEPLIAMGLPDPWDHVPGALARVGLPARFADRYPHQLSGGQRQRVAIARALALRPPIVLLDEPTSALDVSVQAEVLNLLMALREEHRLTYVFVSHDLAVVGQMCDRVLVMKDGAVVEELPADALRARSVEAPYTRELIANSFL, from the coding sequence ATGAGCCCCGGCGAGACCATGGTCCGGGTCGCGGATCTCGACGTCCGCTTCCAGTCCCGCCGCGGCACCGCGCATGCGGTGAAAGGCGTCTCCTTCGCGGTCGAGCCCGGCGGCGCGCTCGGCATCGTCGGTGAATCCGGCTGCGGCAAGTCGACGGTGCTGCGCTCCCTCGCCGGGCTGGAGCAGCGCTGGACCGGCCGGATCCAGCTGGCCGGACAGCCGGTCGGCCCGAAGCGCGGCCGCGACGAGTTGGCCCGGGTGCAGATGGTGTTCCAGGATCCCTATGGATCGCTGCACCCGCGGCACAGCATCGGCCGCGCCCTGGCCGAGCCGCTGATCGCCATGGGCCTGCCCGACCCGTGGGACCATGTGCCGGGCGCGCTGGCGCGGGTGGGCCTGCCGGCGCGCTTCGCCGACCGCTACCCGCACCAGCTGTCGGGCGGCCAGCGCCAGCGCGTCGCCATCGCCCGGGCGCTGGCCCTGCGCCCGCCGATCGTGCTGCTGGACGAGCCGACCTCCGCCCTCGACGTGTCGGTCCAGGCGGAGGTGCTGAATCTGCTGATGGCCCTGCGCGAGGAGCACCGGCTGACCTATGTCTTCGTCAGCCACGACCTCGCCGTGGTCGGCCAGATGTGCGACCGGGTGCTGGTGATGAAGGACGGCGCGGTGGTCGAGGAGCTGCCGGCCGACGCTCTGCGCGCCCGCAGCGTCGAGGCGCCCTATACGCGCGAGCTGATCGCGAACAGCTTCCTGTGA
- a CDS encoding ABC transporter ATP-binding protein yields MIEVRDLVVRFAADAPPAVAGVSFAVAAGETFGLVGESGCGKSTVLRALAGLNTDYAGEVRLDGTALPADRPRGFFKRVQMVFQDPYGSLHPRQTIQAQLLEPLRNQGLVPPADAVGAALDSVGLPRTAAFRYPHQLSGGQRQRVAIARALMLQPEVLLLDEPTSALDVSVQAEILNLLMDLRAQRGLTYILVSHDLAVVAHMCHRIAVMQGGRIVDGFDAATLRAGTPEHPYTRELLAASEAYGEGAAA; encoded by the coding sequence ATGATCGAAGTCCGTGATCTGGTCGTGCGCTTCGCCGCCGACGCGCCGCCGGCGGTGGCTGGCGTCTCCTTCGCCGTCGCCGCGGGCGAGACCTTCGGCCTAGTCGGGGAATCCGGCTGCGGCAAGTCGACGGTGCTGCGCGCCTTGGCCGGGCTGAACACCGACTATGCCGGGGAGGTGCGGCTCGACGGCACCGCGCTGCCGGCGGACCGGCCGCGCGGCTTCTTCAAGCGGGTGCAGATGGTGTTCCAGGACCCCTACGGGTCGCTGCATCCGCGCCAGACCATCCAGGCCCAGCTGCTGGAGCCGCTGCGCAACCAGGGGCTCGTTCCGCCCGCGGATGCGGTCGGCGCGGCGCTGGATTCGGTCGGTCTGCCGCGCACCGCCGCCTTCCGCTATCCGCACCAGCTGTCGGGCGGCCAGCGCCAGCGCGTGGCGATCGCCCGCGCCCTGATGCTGCAGCCGGAGGTGCTGCTGCTGGACGAGCCGACCTCCGCCCTCGACGTGTCCGTCCAGGCCGAGATCCTGAACCTGCTGATGGACCTGAGGGCGCAGCGGGGCCTGACCTACATCCTGGTCAGCCATGATCTCGCCGTGGTCGCCCATATGTGCCACCGCATCGCGGTGATGCAGGGCGGCCGCATCGTCGACGGCTTCGACGCGGCGACGCTGCGCGCCGGCACGCCCGAGCATCCCTACACGCGTGAGCTGCTGGCGGCCAGCGAGGCCTATGGCGAGGGGGCCGCGGCCTGA
- a CDS encoding ABC transporter ATP-binding protein codes for MPADATNGAPMLQVENLSVTFGHGSYEVRAVRDVGFALGRERLGIVGESGSGKSTAGRAIMRLQPKGARVAADALRFAGRDLLSLSEREMTRIRGRDMALILQDPRYSLNPVKPIGAQIAESARVHLKLGARAARKAALEMLGHVRIRDPERTMALYPHEISGGMGQRAMIAMMLLNKPKLVIADEPTSALDVSVRQDVLTLLDGLVRENGSGLILISHDIRMVARFCDRILVMYAGRVVEELRSLDEARHPYTRGLIASMPGFDGPRPKRLPVIDRASLAAFEEAAR; via the coding sequence ATGCCCGCTGATGCCACGAACGGCGCGCCGATGCTGCAGGTCGAGAACCTGTCCGTCACATTCGGCCATGGCAGCTACGAGGTCCGGGCCGTCCGCGACGTCGGCTTCGCGCTGGGCCGCGAGCGGCTTGGCATCGTCGGCGAATCCGGCTCCGGCAAGTCCACCGCCGGGCGGGCCATCATGCGGCTGCAGCCCAAAGGCGCGCGGGTCGCAGCCGACGCCCTGCGCTTCGCCGGCCGCGACCTGCTGTCCCTGTCCGAGCGGGAGATGACCCGGATCCGCGGCCGCGACATGGCCCTGATCCTGCAAGACCCGCGCTATTCGCTGAACCCGGTGAAGCCGATCGGGGCGCAGATCGCGGAATCGGCGCGGGTGCACCTGAAGCTGGGGGCACGGGCGGCACGCAAGGCGGCGCTGGAGATGCTGGGCCATGTCCGGATCCGCGATCCGGAGCGGACCATGGCGCTGTACCCGCACGAGATCTCGGGCGGCATGGGCCAGCGCGCCATGATCGCGATGATGCTGCTGAACAAGCCGAAGCTGGTGATCGCCGACGAGCCGACCTCGGCGCTGGACGTCAGCGTGCGTCAGGACGTGCTGACCCTGCTGGACGGGCTGGTGCGCGAGAACGGCTCCGGCCTGATCCTGATCAGCCACGACATCCGCATGGTCGCGCGCTTCTGCGACCGGATCCTCGTCATGTATGCCGGCCGGGTTGTCGAGGAGCTGCGCTCGCTCGATGAGGCCCGGCATCCCTACACGCGCGGCCTGATCGCCTCGATGCCCGGCTTCGACGGCCCGCGGCCGAAGCGGCTGCCGGTGATCGACCGGGCGAGCCTCGCCGCCTTCGAGGAGGCCGCCCGATGA
- a CDS encoding GntR family transcriptional regulator, with the protein MHRPLPSLDPNMLKGLRDHVHEQLRQAIISGQLPTGSLLNERQAAAQLGVSTTPVKEALRRLELEGLVRTEPRRGIRITFDAAQAEEMALARAALESMIARQAATRITDETIAELRAVGEAMRQATASGAVRRLITLNETFHETIHAASGCRYLQRLLAGQLVYDKAARRFLLGDQEERERALGEHLSILAALEARDPDAAERAMRDHIVRSGRQHVQTAFARRKE; encoded by the coding sequence GTGCACCGCCCCCTGCCATCGCTCGATCCGAACATGCTGAAGGGGCTGCGCGACCATGTTCACGAGCAGTTGCGCCAGGCCATCATCTCCGGCCAGCTGCCGACCGGATCGCTGCTGAACGAGCGCCAGGCGGCGGCACAGCTGGGCGTCAGCACCACGCCGGTGAAGGAGGCGCTGCGCCGGCTGGAGCTGGAAGGGCTGGTGCGGACCGAGCCGCGCCGCGGCATCCGCATCACCTTCGACGCCGCCCAGGCCGAGGAGATGGCGCTGGCGCGCGCGGCGCTGGAGAGCATGATCGCGCGCCAGGCGGCGACGCGGATCACGGATGAGACGATCGCGGAGCTGCGCGCGGTCGGCGAGGCCATGCGCCAGGCGACGGCGTCGGGCGCGGTGCGCCGGCTGATCACGCTGAACGAGACCTTCCACGAGACCATCCACGCCGCCTCGGGCTGCCGCTACCTGCAGCGCCTGCTTGCCGGACAGCTGGTCTACGACAAGGCGGCCCGCCGCTTCCTGCTCGGCGACCAGGAGGAGCGCGAGCGCGCTCTGGGCGAGCATCTGAGCATCCTCGCCGCCCTCGAGGCGCGGGACCCCGACGCGGCCGAACGGGCGATGCGCGACCACATCGTGCGGTCGGGCCGGCAACATGTGCAGACGGCGTTCGCGCGCCGGAAGGAGTAG
- a CDS encoding dihydrodipicolinate synthase family protein — MDNRNGLRRALCGISGVHATAYTAEGGVDADLTGRIVERIVAGGIPNVVAAGNTGEFYALSPDEVRLVHDTAVAAARGRSNVIAAVGRSLTEAIALGRRAREAGATAIMSHQPLDPFAAPQAQAAYFRAIADAVDLPLVAYVRSDAMGLNDLLSVANHPNVVGVKFATTNLMLLAECVRSSDAATAVWVCGLAEGWAAPFYALGARGFTSGLVNVDPARSLAIHAALEAGDYAKARALVNEIARFETLRTRYGNGANVTVVKEALGLLGFPAGAVRLPGLPALDPADRETLEREVSRWGL; from the coding sequence ATGGACAACCGGAACGGCCTGCGGCGCGCGCTGTGCGGCATCTCGGGCGTGCATGCGACCGCCTATACGGCCGAGGGCGGCGTCGACGCGGACCTCACCGGCCGCATCGTCGAGCGCATCGTCGCGGGCGGCATCCCCAATGTCGTTGCCGCCGGCAACACCGGCGAGTTCTACGCCCTGTCGCCCGACGAGGTGCGGCTGGTGCACGACACGGCGGTGGCCGCCGCCCGGGGCCGCAGCAACGTGATCGCAGCCGTCGGCCGGTCGCTGACCGAGGCGATCGCGCTGGGCCGCCGGGCCAGGGAGGCCGGGGCGACCGCGATCATGTCGCACCAGCCGCTCGACCCCTTCGCCGCGCCCCAGGCCCAGGCCGCCTATTTCCGGGCGATCGCGGATGCGGTCGACCTGCCGCTGGTCGCCTATGTCCGGTCCGACGCCATGGGCCTCAACGACCTGCTGTCGGTGGCCAACCACCCGAATGTCGTCGGCGTGAAGTTCGCCACCACCAACCTGATGCTGCTGGCCGAATGCGTGCGGTCGAGCGACGCCGCCACCGCCGTCTGGGTCTGCGGCCTGGCCGAGGGCTGGGCGGCGCCCTTCTATGCCCTCGGCGCCCGCGGCTTCACCTCCGGCCTGGTCAATGTCGACCCGGCGCGGTCGCTGGCCATCCATGCGGCGCTGGAGGCGGGCGACTATGCCAAAGCCCGCGCCCTGGTCAACGAGATCGCCCGCTTCGAGACGCTGCGCACCCGCTACGGCAACGGCGCCAACGTCACCGTGGTCAAGGAGGCGCTGGGCCTGCTGGGCTTCCCGGCCGGCGCGGTGCGCCTGCCGGGCCTGCCGGCCCTGGACCCGGCGGACCGGGAGACGCTCGAGCGCGAGGTGTCGCGCTGGGGGCTTTGA
- the nikC gene encoding nickel transporter permease, with protein MTATLSAPQGSLRAWLKTDAPRTVFQSAMQQLYRGWLRFAAHPLGVAGLGVILLLIVAAVAAPWLTSHDPVAQDMVNRLQPPSAAHWFGTDEFGRDVFARVVYGARTTIYIILLVTVIVAPIGLLIGACAGYLGGWADEVLMRVTDIFLSFPGLVLALGFAAALGPGITNAIIAIALTAWPPMARLARAEALSLRKADFIAAVRLQGASKARIITRHILPMCLPSVVVRLTLNMAGIILTAAGLGFLGLGAQPPLPEWGAMVSTGREFMIDCPWVITAPGIAIAVVSLAFNLAGDALRDVLDPRSGE; from the coding sequence ATGACCGCCACCCTCAGCGCTCCCCAGGGCAGCCTGCGTGCCTGGCTGAAGACGGACGCGCCGCGCACTGTCTTCCAGTCGGCGATGCAGCAGCTCTATCGCGGCTGGCTGCGCTTCGCCGCCCATCCGCTCGGCGTCGCCGGGCTCGGCGTCATCCTGCTGCTGATCGTGGCGGCGGTCGCCGCGCCCTGGCTGACGTCGCACGACCCGGTCGCGCAGGACATGGTCAACCGCCTGCAGCCGCCCTCGGCGGCACACTGGTTCGGCACCGACGAGTTCGGTCGCGACGTCTTCGCCCGCGTCGTCTACGGCGCGCGGACGACGATCTACATCATCCTGCTGGTCACCGTGATCGTCGCCCCGATCGGGCTCCTGATCGGCGCCTGCGCCGGCTATCTCGGCGGCTGGGCCGACGAGGTGCTGATGCGGGTCACGGACATCTTCCTGTCCTTCCCCGGCCTGGTGCTGGCGCTGGGCTTCGCCGCGGCGCTCGGCCCCGGCATCACCAACGCCATCATCGCCATCGCCCTGACCGCCTGGCCCCCGATGGCCCGCTTGGCCCGGGCCGAGGCGCTGAGCCTGCGGAAGGCCGATTTCATCGCCGCGGTGCGGCTTCAGGGCGCGTCGAAGGCGCGGATCATCACCCGCCACATCCTGCCGATGTGCCTGCCTTCGGTGGTGGTGCGCCTGACCCTGAACATGGCCGGCATCATCCTGACCGCCGCAGGCCTCGGCTTCCTCGGCCTCGGGGCGCAGCCGCCGCTGCCGGAATGGGGCGCCATGGTCTCCACGGGCCGTGAGTTCATGATCGACTGCCCCTGGGTGATCACCGCCCCCGGCATCGCCATCGCCGTGGTCAGTCTGGCCTTCAACCTCGCCGGCGACGCGCTGCGCGACGTGCTCGACCCGAGGTCCGGCGAATGA
- a CDS encoding ABC transporter permease, with protein sequence MSSMQAQQPMTPAAAEPAAGGAFSAQLRRFRHEPLGIAGLAFIGLLAVVALLAPWIAPYDPTVQNLNNVLQRPDWVHLAGTDELGRDIFSRLVWGSRITLQIVGTVTLIIGPIGLLIGVVAGYCGGRVDAVLMRATDIVLSFPSLVLALAFAAALGAGLGTAIVAISLTSWPSIARLARAETLVVRQAEYIAAARLYGASHLRLIGLYVMPMCIPSVIVRLPLSMAGVILTAAGLGFLGLGAQPPAPEWGAMISSGRKFMLDAWWVSVMPGLAILATGLAFNLLGDALRDVLDPRHAR encoded by the coding sequence ATGTCGTCGATGCAGGCACAGCAGCCGATGACGCCGGCCGCGGCGGAACCGGCGGCCGGCGGCGCCTTCTCCGCCCAGCTGCGCCGCTTCCGGCACGAGCCGCTGGGCATCGCCGGGCTGGCCTTCATCGGCCTGCTCGCCGTGGTCGCCCTTCTGGCCCCCTGGATCGCACCCTACGACCCGACGGTGCAGAACCTGAACAACGTGCTGCAGCGGCCGGACTGGGTGCATCTCGCCGGCACCGACGAGCTCGGCCGCGACATCTTCAGCCGCCTGGTCTGGGGCAGCCGGATCACGCTGCAGATCGTCGGCACGGTCACGCTGATCATCGGGCCGATCGGCCTGCTGATCGGTGTCGTCGCCGGCTATTGCGGCGGACGCGTCGACGCCGTGCTGATGCGGGCCACCGACATCGTCCTGTCCTTCCCCTCGCTGGTGCTGGCGCTGGCCTTCGCCGCGGCGCTCGGCGCCGGGCTGGGCACGGCGATCGTCGCCATCTCGCTGACCTCCTGGCCGTCGATCGCCCGGCTGGCGCGGGCCGAGACGCTGGTGGTGCGCCAGGCCGAGTACATCGCGGCGGCGCGGCTCTACGGCGCCTCGCATCTGCGGCTGATCGGCCTCTATGTGATGCCGATGTGCATCCCGTCGGTGATCGTGCGCCTGCCCCTGTCGATGGCCGGCGTGATCCTGACCGCGGCGGGCCTCGGCTTCCTCGGCCTCGGCGCCCAGCCGCCGGCGCCGGAATGGGGGGCGATGATCTCCAGCGGCCGCAAGTTCATGCTCGACGCCTGGTGGGTCTCGGTGATGCCCGGCCTGGCGATCCTGGCGACCGGCCTGGCCTTCAACCTGCTGGGCGACGCCCTGCGCGACGTGCTGGACCCCCGCCATGCCCGCTGA
- a CDS encoding ABC transporter permease: MTTVDAFNRPARFLRMRRLSGRTLSVVVTLVGLMLLTFSMGRLLPADPVLAVTGSEVDKATYDRVYQELGLDQPVWQQFLSYVGRVVTGDMGRSLTTGQPVSADLLSVFPATIELALVAILCGTLVGVPLGVVAAVNRGRPIDHVARVIGLAGHSVPIFWLGLIALIVFYAKLQWVAASGRIDILNEGLVPPITGLLLLDTALQGEWEVFRDALDHIILPGAILGYYSVAYISRMTRSFMLEQLGQEYIVSARAKGVSRRRMIWAHAFKNIRVQLLTVLALTFGGLLDGAVLVETVFGWPGLGQYLTRGLKMNDMNVVMGAVLLIGIVFLAINIISDRLYRILDPRTR; this comes from the coding sequence ATGACGACGGTCGACGCGTTCAATCGGCCCGCACGCTTCCTGCGCATGCGGCGCCTGTCGGGCCGCACGCTGTCGGTCGTCGTCACCCTGGTCGGGCTGATGCTGCTGACCTTCTCCATGGGCCGGCTGCTGCCGGCCGACCCGGTGCTGGCGGTGACCGGGTCGGAGGTCGACAAGGCGACCTATGACCGCGTGTACCAGGAACTCGGCCTCGACCAGCCGGTCTGGCAGCAGTTCCTGTCCTATGTCGGCCGGGTCGTCACCGGCGACATGGGCCGGTCGCTGACCACCGGCCAGCCGGTCTCGGCCGACCTGCTCAGCGTCTTCCCGGCGACGATCGAGCTCGCCCTCGTCGCCATCCTGTGCGGCACGCTGGTCGGGGTGCCGCTCGGCGTCGTCGCCGCGGTCAACCGCGGCCGGCCGATCGACCACGTGGCCCGGGTGATCGGACTGGCCGGCCATTCGGTGCCGATCTTCTGGCTCGGCCTGATCGCGCTGATCGTGTTCTACGCCAAGCTGCAATGGGTCGCGGCCTCCGGCCGGATCGACATCCTGAACGAGGGGCTGGTGCCGCCGATCACCGGGCTCCTGCTGCTCGACACCGCGCTGCAGGGCGAGTGGGAGGTGTTCCGCGACGCGCTCGACCACATCATCCTGCCCGGCGCGATCCTCGGTTACTACTCGGTGGCCTATATCAGCCGCATGACCCGCAGCTTCATGCTGGAGCAGCTGGGCCAGGAATACATCGTCTCCGCCCGGGCCAAGGGCGTGTCGCGCCGGCGGATGATCTGGGCCCACGCCTTCAAGAACATCCGCGTCCAGCTGCTCACCGTCCTGGCGCTGACCTTCGGCGGGCTGCTGGACGGCGCGGTGCTGGTCGAGACCGTGTTCGGCTGGCCCGGCCTCGGCCAATACCTCACCCGGGGGCTGAAGATGAACGACATGAACGTGGTGATGGGCGCGGTGCTGCTGATCGGCATCGTCTTCCTGGCCATCAACATCATCTCCGACCGCCTCTACCGCATCCTGGACCCGCGCACCCGATGA
- a CDS encoding ABC transporter ATP-binding protein, producing MSDAPLIEVRNLGIAFGRGAGAVPVVRGVSFTLGREKLGIVGESGAGKSTVGRALMRLLPPAARVTADRLAFRGTDLLAASEKQMMELRGRRMGLILQDPKYSLNPVVPVGEQIAEAWRLHHRGPAREAKERTLAILEAVKIRDPARVARLYPHEISGGMGQRVMIAMMLIAGPDVVIADEPTSALDVTVRLEVLHLLDELIESRGLGLILISHDLNLVRRFCDRVVIMYAGRVMEILPAADLERAEHPYTRGLLASLPSIHRVQDRLPVLRRDPAWLAGAGGTR from the coding sequence ATGAGCGATGCCCCGCTGATCGAGGTCCGCAACCTCGGCATCGCCTTCGGCCGCGGCGCCGGCGCCGTGCCGGTGGTGCGCGGCGTGTCCTTCACCCTCGGGCGCGAGAAGCTCGGCATCGTCGGCGAATCCGGCGCCGGCAAGTCCACCGTCGGCCGCGCCCTGATGCGGCTGCTGCCGCCCGCCGCCCGGGTCACCGCCGACCGGCTGGCCTTCCGCGGCACCGACCTGCTGGCCGCGAGCGAGAAACAGATGATGGAGCTGCGCGGCCGGCGCATGGGGCTGATCCTGCAGGACCCGAAATACTCGCTGAACCCGGTGGTGCCGGTCGGCGAGCAGATCGCCGAGGCCTGGCGGCTGCATCACAGGGGACCGGCCCGCGAGGCGAAGGAGCGCACCCTGGCGATCCTGGAGGCGGTGAAGATCCGCGACCCTGCCCGGGTGGCGCGACTATACCCGCATGAGATCTCGGGCGGGATGGGCCAGCGCGTCATGATCGCGATGATGCTGATCGCCGGCCCGGACGTGGTCATTGCCGACGAGCCGACCTCGGCGCTCGACGTCACCGTGCGGCTCGAGGTGCTGCACCTGCTGGACGAGCTGATCGAGAGCCGCGGCCTCGGCCTGATCCTGATCAGCCACGACCTCAACCTGGTCCGCCGCTTCTGCGACCGGGTGGTGATCATGTATGCCGGCCGGGTGATGGAGATCCTGCCCGCTGCCGACCTGGAACGGGCCGAGCATCCCTACACCCGCGGCCTCCTGGCCTCGCTGCCCTCGATCCACCGTGTCCAGGACCGGCTGCCGGTGCTGCGCCGTGACCCGGCCTGGTTGGCCGGAGCGGGAGGAACGCGATGA
- a CDS encoding ABC transporter substrate-binding protein — MRLSLLAATAALALAFGMPGAQAASPANALVIGTQLSAVPSLDPAAINARTVSEIVSNLYDNLVMVAPDDLQTIRPMLAESWTVADDKRSITMTLRQGATFSSGNPVTAEDAAWTIQRVVKMGQVGSTDIALWGFTKNNVDQLVQAKDERTLVISLPQPVSTDLVLYSLAGASLGIIDKKTALQHEQNGDLAQNWLKANSAGSGPYKLTTWRPNDILLCDARADYWGGAPAMKRVVMRHVPESGNLRLQVEAGDIDVGQYMANSDIEALKAKGATVDPGPGLGFYYMAMNTQDPDLAKPKVREAFQHIIDWKPLAETTMNYNGFPWQSIIPKGMPGAPTGEPTGYEYDPELAKKLLAEAGYPDGLKKTLYPSGDALLKMAVALQASAKKAGVEFEVVPGEHTPDFRARKYQVLVGNSGTRLPDPFGTLVQYAYNPDNRDEAKLGGYYLWRTALDAPELTKMVEASKSETDPARRAQLFSEIDRKFKEMVPPLVIVLQRTDPYVIRQGVTGYVGNPTWSTRWHDVKKN; from the coding sequence ATGAGACTGTCCCTACTGGCCGCGACCGCGGCCCTGGCGCTCGCCTTCGGCATGCCCGGCGCCCAGGCCGCATCGCCGGCAAACGCGTTGGTGATCGGCACCCAGCTCAGCGCCGTGCCGTCGCTCGACCCGGCGGCGATCAACGCCCGCACCGTCTCCGAGATCGTCTCGAACCTCTACGACAACCTCGTGATGGTGGCGCCCGACGACCTGCAGACGATCCGGCCGATGCTGGCCGAAAGCTGGACTGTCGCCGACGACAAGCGCAGCATCACCATGACGCTGCGCCAGGGCGCGACCTTCTCCTCCGGCAATCCGGTGACGGCGGAGGATGCGGCCTGGACCATCCAGCGGGTGGTCAAGATGGGGCAGGTCGGATCGACCGACATCGCCCTCTGGGGCTTCACCAAGAACAATGTCGACCAGCTGGTCCAGGCCAAGGACGAGCGGACCCTGGTGATCAGCCTGCCGCAGCCGGTGTCGACCGACCTCGTGCTCTATTCGCTGGCCGGCGCCTCGCTCGGCATCATCGACAAGAAGACGGCGCTGCAGCACGAGCAGAACGGCGACCTGGCCCAGAACTGGCTGAAGGCGAACAGCGCCGGCAGCGGCCCGTACAAGCTGACCACCTGGCGGCCGAACGACATCCTGCTGTGCGACGCGCGGGCGGACTATTGGGGCGGCGCGCCGGCGATGAAGCGCGTGGTCATGCGGCACGTGCCGGAATCCGGCAACCTGCGGCTGCAGGTCGAGGCCGGCGACATCGATGTCGGCCAGTACATGGCCAACAGCGACATCGAGGCGCTGAAGGCCAAGGGTGCGACCGTCGACCCCGGGCCGGGCCTGGGCTTCTACTACATGGCCATGAACACGCAGGACCCGGACCTCGCCAAGCCCAAGGTGCGCGAGGCCTTCCAGCATATCATCGACTGGAAGCCGCTGGCCGAGACCACGATGAACTACAACGGCTTCCCCTGGCAGTCGATCATCCCGAAGGGGATGCCCGGCGCGCCGACAGGGGAGCCGACCGGCTATGAGTACGACCCCGAGCTGGCCAAGAAGCTGCTGGCCGAGGCCGGCTATCCGGACGGGCTGAAGAAGACGCTGTACCCATCGGGCGACGCGCTGCTGAAGATGGCGGTGGCGCTGCAGGCCAGCGCCAAGAAGGCGGGCGTCGAGTTCGAGGTCGTGCCGGGCGAGCACACACCGGATTTCCGCGCTCGGAAGTACCAGGTGCTGGTCGGCAATTCCGGCACGCGCCTGCCGGACCCGTTCGGCACGCTGGTGCAGTATGCCTATAACCCGGACAATCGGGACGAGGCGAAGCTCGGCGGCTACTACCTGTGGCGCACCGCGCTCGACGCGCCGGAGCTGACCAAAATGGTCGAGGCGTCGAAGTCCGAGACCGATCCGGCCAGGCGGGCGCAGCTGTTCTCCGAGATCGACCGCAAGTTCAAGGAGATGGTGCCGCCGCTGGTCATCGTGCTGCAGCGCACCGACCCCTATGTCATCCGCCAGGGCGTCACCGGCTATGTCGGCAACCCGACCTGGTCGACGCGCTGGCACGACGTGAAGAAGAACTGA